From a single Rodentibacter sp. JRC1 genomic region:
- the uppS gene encoding polyprenyl diphosphate synthase — protein sequence MIELDKNNIPEHVAIIMDGNGRWAKQRNKLRIFGHTNGVAAVRRAVTYACQIGVKVLTLYAFSSENWSRPEKEVSALMTLFMQALDREVKKLHKNDIRLKIIGDTSRFSEKLQEKIANAENLTEKNTALTLNIAANYGGCWDIVQAAQQLAVKVKNNEMLVDDITEQAFQQHLITQNQPQVDLLIRTSGEQRISNFLLWQIAYAELCFLDVLWPDFCEKEFNQAIACYQQRHRRFGGTE from the coding sequence ATGATAGAACTCGATAAGAATAATATTCCTGAGCACGTCGCCATTATCATGGATGGCAACGGGCGTTGGGCAAAACAACGAAATAAACTACGTATATTCGGACACACCAATGGTGTTGCAGCGGTACGTCGAGCCGTAACTTATGCGTGCCAAATCGGTGTAAAAGTGCTGACCCTGTATGCTTTTAGCAGTGAAAACTGGAGCCGTCCGGAGAAAGAGGTCAGTGCATTAATGACCCTTTTTATGCAGGCTCTTGATCGAGAAGTGAAGAAATTGCATAAAAACGATATTCGTCTCAAAATTATCGGCGATACTTCTCGTTTTAGTGAAAAACTGCAAGAAAAAATCGCCAATGCTGAAAACTTAACGGAAAAAAATACCGCACTTACCTTAAATATTGCGGCAAATTACGGCGGCTGTTGGGATATTGTTCAAGCGGCTCAACAACTTGCAGTAAAAGTGAAAAATAACGAGATGTTGGTGGACGACATTACGGAGCAAGCTTTCCAACAACATTTAATCACACAAAATCAGCCTCAGGTGGATTTATTAATTCGTACTAGTGGAGAGCAGCGAATTAGCAACTTTTTGCTTTGGCAAATTGCTTATGCGGAACTCTGTTTTTTGGATGTATTGTGGCCTGATTTTTGCGAAAAAGAATTTAATCAAGCGATTGCCTGTTATCAACAACGTCATCGCCGTTTCGGTGGGACAGAATAA
- a CDS encoding phosphatidate cytidylyltransferase — MLKERVLSAIVLIALVLCALFLFTPFYFALALGGVATLGIWEWTQFARFKQPLVRFCIAVFLGAFIFLWIFTESNYLDAGRVFEHYLSLLLINSVGWWVLALVLVITYPTSAKYWSKNKPLQLLFAFSTLIPFVAAVLRLRLDNYTQDPYHGLFLLLYVFVLVWAADSGAYFAGRAFGKHKLAPKVSPGKTWEGVLGGLITAAVLAFVFIHFSGERLLGNRAMFGFVILSVITVAISVLGDLTESMFKRESGIKDSSQLIPGHGGVLDRIDSLTAAVPFFSYFYFFVL; from the coding sequence ATGCTTAAAGAACGAGTTTTGTCGGCTATTGTACTTATTGCGCTGGTGTTATGCGCTTTGTTCTTATTTACCCCTTTTTATTTTGCCTTAGCTTTGGGGGGCGTTGCCACACTGGGAATATGGGAATGGACGCAATTTGCACGTTTTAAACAACCTTTAGTGCGTTTTTGTATCGCGGTCTTTCTCGGGGCATTTATTTTTTTATGGATTTTTACCGAAAGTAATTATCTTGATGCAGGGCGGGTATTTGAACATTACTTATCACTTTTATTAATTAATTCCGTAGGTTGGTGGGTGCTAGCATTAGTGTTAGTTATTACTTATCCTACCTCGGCGAAGTATTGGAGCAAAAATAAACCGCTTCAACTGCTTTTTGCTTTTTCAACGCTAATTCCCTTTGTTGCCGCTGTATTGCGCTTGCGTTTGGATAATTACACGCAAGATCCTTATCACGGCTTATTTTTACTTCTTTATGTGTTTGTCTTAGTTTGGGCGGCAGATTCCGGGGCATATTTTGCCGGTCGTGCTTTTGGTAAACATAAGCTAGCACCGAAAGTTTCACCGGGTAAAACTTGGGAAGGCGTGTTGGGCGGTTTAATCACTGCGGCGGTTCTTGCTTTTGTATTTATTCATTTTTCAGGTGAGCGCTTATTGGGAAATCGGGCAATGTTCGGTTTTGTTATACTTTCCGTCATTACTGTTGCTATTTCTGTTTTGGGTGATTTAACGGAAAGTATGTTCAAACGTGAATCCGGCATCAAAGATAGTAGCCAACTTATTCCGGGGCATGGTGGTGTGTTGGATCGTATTGATAGTTTAACGGCTGCCGTTCCATTTTTTTCTTATTTTTATTTCTTTGTATTGTAA
- the rseP gene encoding sigma E protease regulator RseP, whose product MSFLWSLGAFLIAISVLVAVHEFGHFWAARKCGVKVHRFSIGFGKVIWRRTDKQGTEFALSLIPLGGYVKMLDGRAENVPEELQSQAFDQKSVLQRAFIIAAGPLANFIFAILAYWLIYSVGIPSVKPVIENVSPHSIAAQAKIEPNSQIMAIDGETAEDWETINMLLAAKVGTSQVNITLSPFDSNVTYEKQLDLSDWTFDPEKQSAFESLGMNPVRAKIEMTLSKVVENSPAQKAGLQIGDKILSENLTALKWQDFVKLVEQGEPFPIKIERNGQIFDKILQPEQKEMRWFVGVSPTFLNIGEQYRTELKYDILDALFKAGEKTAQLSWLTIKVIGKLFTGDLSLNNLSGPISIAKGAGASSSIGFVYFLSFMALISVNLGIMNLFPLPVLDGGHLVFLAAEGIRRKPVSEQVQNLSYRIGAALLLTLMAFALFNDFLRL is encoded by the coding sequence ATGTCATTTTTGTGGTCGCTTGGTGCTTTTCTTATTGCGATTTCCGTGTTGGTGGCAGTTCACGAGTTCGGGCATTTTTGGGCTGCGCGAAAGTGCGGTGTGAAAGTACATCGTTTTTCCATTGGCTTTGGAAAAGTGATTTGGCGGCGAACGGATAAACAAGGAACGGAATTTGCACTTTCCTTAATACCGCTCGGCGGCTATGTGAAAATGCTTGACGGACGGGCGGAAAACGTGCCGGAGGAATTGCAATCGCAAGCGTTCGATCAAAAATCCGTATTACAACGGGCGTTTATTATTGCGGCAGGTCCATTAGCGAATTTTATTTTTGCTATTTTGGCGTATTGGTTAATTTATTCTGTCGGCATTCCGAGTGTGAAACCTGTGATTGAAAATGTTTCACCTCATTCTATTGCGGCACAAGCGAAGATTGAGCCGAACTCTCAGATTATGGCGATTGACGGTGAAACCGCAGAGGATTGGGAAACCATCAATATGTTGCTGGCGGCAAAAGTGGGAACTTCCCAAGTTAATATTACTCTTTCACCTTTTGATTCTAATGTCACCTATGAAAAACAACTGGATTTATCCGATTGGACGTTTGATCCGGAAAAACAAAGTGCTTTTGAATCTTTGGGAATGAATCCGGTTCGTGCGAAGATCGAAATGACATTATCAAAAGTGGTGGAAAATTCGCCGGCACAAAAAGCAGGTTTACAGATTGGGGACAAAATTTTAAGTGAAAATCTGACCGCACTTAAATGGCAAGATTTTGTAAAACTGGTAGAACAAGGTGAGCCTTTCCCGATTAAGATTGAACGGAACGGACAAATTTTTGACAAAATTTTGCAACCGGAACAGAAAGAAATGCGTTGGTTTGTAGGCGTAAGCCCAACCTTTTTAAATATTGGGGAGCAGTATCGAACCGAATTAAAATATGATATTCTTGACGCCCTGTTTAAGGCGGGAGAAAAAACGGCTCAATTATCTTGGCTAACGATTAAAGTTATCGGTAAATTATTTACCGGTGATCTTTCTCTTAATAATTTAAGCGGCCCGATTTCAATTGCGAAAGGTGCGGGGGCATCTTCAAGCATTGGGTTTGTTTATTTCTTAAGTTTTATGGCACTTATTAGTGTGAATTTGGGGATTATGAATTTATTCCCGTTGCCGGTATTAGACGGAGGACATTTGGTTTTCTTGGCTGCGGAAGGTATTAGAAGAAAGCCTGTTTCGGAACAGGTTCAGAATTTAAGTTATCGCATTGGTGCGGCATTGCTATTAACCTTAATGGCTTTTGCACTTTTCAATGATTTCTTACGTTTATAA
- the bamA gene encoding outer membrane protein assembly factor BamA produces MKKLLIASLLFGTTTSVFAAPFVAKDIRVDGVQGELEQQILASLPVRSGQRVTDNDVAHIVRTLFVSGRFDDVKAYQDGDALVVSVLAKPIISEVHIKGNSLIPTEALKQNLEANGFKSGDVLNRAKLDEFVKGVKEHYKSVGRYNAKVEAIVNTLPNNRAEITLQINEDDTAKLASITFNGNQAVSSNTLQEQMELQPDAWWKLWGNKFDGSQFEKDLQSIQDYYQNNGYAKARITHTDVQLNDEQTKATVVIDINEGEKYDLSSARIVGNVGGMANELQPLLNRLHLNDTFSRADVIDVENAIKAKLGERGYGSATVSTTPTFDEANKTMALTFVVDAGRRLSVRQVQFEGNTVSADSTLRQEMRQQEGSWYNSQLVELGKIRLDRTGFFETVESRVDPVEGTNDEVNVVYKVRERNTGSINFGVGYGTESGISYQASVKQDNFLGTGAAVSLAGSRNDYGTTINLGYTEPYFTKDGVSLGGNVFYETYDNSDSDTSSNYKRTTYGGNVTLGFPVNENNSYYVGLGYTYNKISNFAREYNRDLYLLSMNLDPTKNSLSVKSHDFDFSFGWNYNSLNRGYFPTKGIKASIGGRVTIPGSDNKYYKLNADIQGYYPLDRDHRWVISGKAGLGYANGFGGKRLPFYQNYTAGGIGSLRGFAYGAVGPNAIYWTKDRAGNEGYNTNGSTDIVGGNAIATASAELIVPTPFVADKNQNSVRTSLFVDAASVWNTKWSAQDKAAFRNLPDYSDPSRIRASAGIGFQWQSPIGPLVFSYAKPIKKYENDDIEQFQFSIGGSF; encoded by the coding sequence ATGAAAAAACTTCTAATCGCAAGTTTGTTATTCGGTACGACAACAAGCGTGTTTGCTGCGCCTTTTGTAGCAAAAGACATTCGCGTGGATGGCGTTCAAGGAGAGTTAGAGCAACAAATTCTTGCAAGTTTGCCGGTTCGCTCAGGTCAACGTGTTACGGACAATGATGTCGCTCATATTGTTCGTACGTTATTCGTAAGCGGTCGATTTGATGATGTAAAAGCTTATCAAGATGGTGATGCCTTGGTGGTCAGCGTGTTGGCAAAACCGATCATTTCAGAAGTACATATTAAAGGTAATTCTTTAATTCCTACGGAAGCATTAAAACAAAACTTAGAAGCGAACGGGTTTAAATCCGGTGATGTACTTAATCGTGCCAAGTTGGATGAATTTGTAAAAGGTGTGAAAGAACATTATAAGAGCGTAGGTCGTTATAATGCGAAAGTAGAGGCGATTGTGAATACGCTGCCGAATAATCGTGCTGAAATTACGCTTCAAATTAATGAAGATGATACGGCGAAATTAGCCTCTATCACCTTTAATGGCAATCAAGCGGTTTCAAGTAATACGCTACAAGAGCAAATGGAATTACAACCGGATGCGTGGTGGAAGCTTTGGGGTAATAAATTTGACGGTAGCCAATTTGAGAAAGATTTACAGTCTATTCAAGATTATTATCAAAATAACGGTTATGCGAAAGCACGTATCACTCACACGGATGTTCAATTAAATGATGAGCAAACTAAAGCGACGGTCGTTATTGATATTAATGAAGGTGAAAAATACGATTTAAGTAGTGCACGTATTGTGGGTAATGTCGGCGGTATGGCAAATGAATTACAACCGTTATTAAATCGTCTTCATTTAAATGACACCTTTAGTCGTGCAGATGTAATTGATGTTGAAAATGCGATTAAGGCAAAATTAGGTGAACGCGGTTACGGTAGTGCCACAGTGAGTACCACGCCGACATTTGATGAGGCGAATAAAACCATGGCGTTAACGTTTGTCGTTGATGCCGGTCGTCGCTTATCCGTTCGTCAAGTTCAGTTTGAAGGTAATACCGTTTCGGCGGATAGCACATTACGCCAAGAAATGCGTCAACAAGAAGGCTCTTGGTATAATTCCCAATTAGTTGAGTTAGGTAAAATTCGTTTGGACAGAACCGGTTTCTTTGAAACCGTAGAAAGTCGTGTTGATCCTGTTGAAGGTACAAACGATGAGGTTAATGTCGTTTATAAAGTAAGAGAGCGTAATACCGGTAGCATTAACTTTGGTGTAGGTTATGGTACGGAAAGCGGTATCAGTTACCAAGCCAGCGTAAAACAAGATAACTTCTTGGGAACAGGTGCAGCAGTGAGCTTAGCTGGTTCCCGTAACGACTACGGTACAACGATTAATTTGGGTTATACCGAACCCTACTTCACAAAAGATGGCGTGAGTTTAGGCGGAAATGTATTCTATGAAACCTATGATAACTCTGACAGTGACACCTCATCAAATTATAAACGTACAACATACGGTGGTAATGTTACTCTCGGTTTCCCTGTGAATGAGAACAATTCTTACTATGTCGGATTAGGTTATACTTACAACAAAATCAGTAACTTTGCCCGAGAGTACAATCGTGATTTATATTTACTCTCAATGAATTTAGATCCGACAAAAAATTCATTGTCGGTTAAGTCTCACGATTTTGATTTTTCATTCGGTTGGAACTATAACAGTTTAAATCGTGGTTATTTCCCAACAAAAGGGATAAAGGCTTCGATCGGCGGTCGAGTAACTATTCCGGGCTCCGACAACAAATACTATAAATTGAATGCCGATATTCAAGGTTATTATCCGCTTGATCGGGATCATCGTTGGGTGATTTCCGGTAAAGCAGGGTTAGGCTACGCAAATGGTTTCGGTGGTAAACGTTTACCGTTCTATCAAAACTATACGGCAGGCGGCATCGGGAGTTTGCGTGGCTTCGCATATGGTGCGGTAGGGCCTAACGCGATTTATTGGACAAAAGATAGAGCCGGTAATGAAGGGTATAACACCAACGGAAGTACCGATATTGTCGGTGGTAACGCAATTGCTACGGCAAGTGCCGAATTAATTGTTCCAACCCCGTTTGTGGCGGACAAAAACCAAAATTCCGTCAGAACTTCACTCTTTGTTGATGCGGCAAGTGTGTGGAATACCAAATGGAGCGCACAGGATAAAGCTGCATTCCGGAATTTACCGGATTATAGTGATCCGAGTCGCATTCGTGCTTCCGCAGGTATCGGTTTCCAATGGCAATCGCCTATCGGACCGTTGGTATTCTCTTATGCGAAACCAATCAAAAAATATGAAAATGACGATATAGAACAATTCCAATTTAGTATTGGTGGTTCTTTCTAG
- a CDS encoding OmpH family outer membrane protein, protein MKNVLKVTALSLGLALASGFAAADENIAFINAGYLFQNHPDRQAIADKLDAEFKPTADKLAASKKEIDEKIAASRKKVEAKVAALQKDAPRLRQAEIQKREAEINKFGAGEEAAITKLMQEQDKKVAEFQEQNEKRQAEARAQLLESIQAATNKIAKEKGYTYVLDANSVVFAVDGKDITEEVLKSIPATEKSAAPAKAEEKK, encoded by the coding sequence ATGAAAAATGTTTTAAAAGTAACCGCACTTTCACTTGGTCTTGCCCTTGCATCCGGTTTTGCAGCAGCAGATGAAAATATCGCATTTATCAACGCTGGTTATTTATTCCAAAATCACCCGGATCGTCAAGCTATCGCTGATAAATTAGATGCTGAATTTAAACCGACTGCGGATAAATTAGCGGCAAGCAAAAAGGAAATTGATGAAAAAATTGCGGCATCACGTAAAAAAGTAGAAGCAAAAGTGGCGGCACTACAAAAGGATGCGCCTCGTTTACGTCAAGCCGAAATCCAAAAACGTGAAGCTGAAATTAACAAATTCGGCGCAGGTGAAGAAGCGGCAATTACTAAATTGATGCAAGAGCAAGACAAAAAAGTGGCAGAGTTTCAAGAGCAAAATGAGAAACGCCAGGCTGAAGCGCGTGCTCAATTGTTAGAAAGCATCCAAGCTGCGACAAACAAAATTGCAAAAGAAAAAGGTTATACCTATGTGCTTGATGCAAATTCTGTGGTATTTGCAGTGGATGGTAAAGACATTACCGAAGAAGTATTGAAATCTATTCCTGCGACAGAAAAATCCGCAGCACCTGCTAAAGCAGAAGAGAAAAAATAA
- the lpxD gene encoding UDP-3-O-(3-hydroxymyristoyl)glucosamine N-acyltransferase yields the protein MQKSYSLQELANQIGATVRGNADVVVENIAPLDKAQANQLTFISNAKFRPLLKDSKAGILVISEADVKFCAPESNLLIVKDPYVAYAILAQYMDTTPKAAHGIAPSAVIFDGVFLGENVSIGANAVIEEGVVLGDNVIIGANCFVGKNTKISAGTQLWANVTVYHDVEIGSNCLIQSGAVIGSDGFGYANDHGRWIKIPQVGQVIIGNNVEIGACTCIDRGALDATIIEDNVIIDNLCQIAHNVHIGTGTAVAGGVIMAGSLTVGRYCLIGGASVINGHMEICDKVTVTGMGMVMRPITEPGVYSSGIPLQTNKEWRKTAALTLGIDGMNKRLKALEKKIG from the coding sequence ATGCAAAAATCCTATTCTTTACAAGAATTGGCAAATCAAATCGGCGCTACCGTTCGCGGTAACGCCGATGTCGTTGTAGAAAACATTGCTCCTCTTGATAAAGCCCAAGCGAATCAACTCACGTTCATTTCTAATGCAAAATTTCGTCCGTTATTAAAAGATTCCAAAGCCGGTATTTTAGTGATATCTGAAGCCGATGTAAAATTTTGTGCGCCGGAAAGTAATTTACTGATTGTAAAAGATCCTTATGTCGCTTATGCGATTTTGGCGCAATATATGGATACAACTCCCAAAGCAGCTCATGGTATAGCACCAAGTGCGGTCATTTTTGACGGTGTTTTTTTAGGCGAAAATGTTTCAATCGGCGCAAATGCCGTGATTGAAGAAGGGGTCGTGCTCGGTGATAACGTGATTATCGGCGCAAACTGTTTTGTAGGAAAAAATACGAAAATCAGTGCCGGTACTCAACTTTGGGCAAATGTAACCGTTTATCATGACGTAGAAATCGGTTCAAACTGCTTAATTCAATCCGGTGCGGTGATTGGGAGTGATGGTTTTGGTTATGCCAATGATCATGGTCGCTGGATTAAGATTCCACAAGTGGGTCAAGTGATTATCGGTAATAATGTTGAAATAGGGGCTTGTACTTGTATTGACCGTGGTGCGTTAGATGCAACGATAATTGAAGATAACGTGATTATCGACAATCTCTGTCAAATCGCCCATAACGTGCATATCGGTACCGGTACGGCTGTTGCCGGAGGGGTGATTATGGCGGGTAGTCTAACGGTTGGTCGTTACTGCTTAATTGGCGGTGCAAGCGTTATCAATGGCCATATGGAAATCTGCGATAAAGTGACGGTAACCGGTATGGGAATGGTGATGAGACCTATCACTGAACCGGGTGTGTATTCTTCCGGCATTCCGCTACAAACGAATAAGGAATGGCGAAAAACCGCAGCACTAACCTTGGGCATTGATGGTATGAATAAGCGTTTAAAAGCACTCGAAAAGAAAATCGGCTAA
- the fabZ gene encoding 3-hydroxyacyl-ACP dehydratase FabZ codes for MSEQQSKVIEAKEIMTLLPHRYPFLLVDRVMDYKEGEWLKAIKNISVNEPCFTGHFPGEPILPGVLILEALAQSMGILAFKTHELKGGELFYFAGVDEARFKRPVLPGDQMELYVQVIKERRGITAFTGVASVNGEVACEAKLMCARR; via the coding sequence GTGTCAGAACAACAATCAAAAGTGATCGAAGCAAAAGAAATTATGACTTTATTACCACATCGTTATCCGTTTTTGTTAGTGGATCGTGTGATGGATTATAAAGAAGGTGAATGGCTAAAAGCGATTAAAAACATCAGTGTGAATGAGCCTTGTTTCACCGGTCACTTTCCCGGTGAACCTATTTTACCCGGTGTATTAATCTTAGAGGCTTTAGCGCAGTCAATGGGGATACTTGCCTTTAAAACACACGAATTAAAAGGGGGAGAATTATTCTATTTTGCCGGTGTTGATGAAGCGCGTTTTAAACGTCCCGTATTGCCGGGCGATCAAATGGAATTATATGTTCAAGTGATTAAAGAACGCCGTGGGATCACAGCGTTCACCGGTGTTGCAAGTGTAAACGGTGAAGTCGCTTGTGAAGCAAAATTAATGTGTGCTCGTCGTTAA
- the lpxA gene encoding acyl-ACP--UDP-N-acetylglucosamine O-acyltransferase — translation MIHPSAKIHPTAIVEEGAIIGEEVFIGPFCIVEGSVEIKARTVLKSHVVVRGDTVIGEDNEIYQFATIGEVNQDLKYKGEATKTIIGNANRIREHVTIHRGTIQGGDVTRIGNNNLLMINVHIAHDCQIKNNCILANNATLAGHVELDDFVIVGGMSAIHQFVVVGAHVMLGGGSMVSQDVPPYVMAQGNHARPFGVNLEGLKRRGFDKPTMHAIRNVYKMIYRSGKTLEEVMPEIEQIAETDSAISFFIDFFKRSTRGIIR, via the coding sequence ATGATCCACCCAAGTGCAAAAATCCACCCGACGGCTATTGTTGAGGAAGGCGCCATTATCGGCGAAGAGGTTTTCATTGGGCCTTTCTGCATTGTTGAAGGTTCTGTTGAGATTAAAGCACGTACAGTGTTGAAATCACACGTTGTTGTGCGTGGAGATACCGTTATTGGCGAAGATAACGAAATTTATCAATTCGCCACTATCGGTGAAGTGAACCAAGATTTAAAATACAAGGGTGAAGCGACAAAAACCATTATTGGTAATGCCAATAGAATCCGTGAACACGTGACGATTCATCGCGGCACGATTCAAGGTGGAGATGTAACCCGCATCGGCAATAACAACCTGTTAATGATTAACGTTCATATCGCCCATGACTGTCAAATAAAAAATAACTGTATTTTGGCGAATAATGCAACGCTTGCCGGCCACGTTGAGTTGGATGATTTTGTGATTGTGGGCGGTATGTCGGCGATTCATCAATTTGTTGTTGTCGGGGCGCATGTCATGCTTGGCGGTGGTTCAATGGTAAGCCAAGATGTTCCTCCTTATGTGATGGCACAAGGCAACCATGCCCGCCCGTTCGGTGTAAACTTAGAAGGTTTAAAACGTCGCGGTTTTGATAAACCGACAATGCACGCAATCCGTAACGTATATAAAATGATTTACCGCAGCGGCAAAACCCTTGAAGAAGTGATGCCGGAAATAGAACAAATCGCAGAAACCGATTCTGCCATTAGTTTCTTTATTGATTTCTTTAAACGTTCAACCCGCGGAATCATTCGTTAA
- the lpxB gene encoding lipid-A-disaccharide synthase, translating into MNKENPTIALVAGEVSGDILGAGLIRQLKAYYPNGRFIGIAGPRMLAEGCETLVDMEELSVMGLAEILKHLPRLLKIRKKVIQTMLQEKPDVYIGIDAPDFNLDVELKLKAKGIKTIHYVSPSVWAWRQKRIHKIAKATDLILAFLPFEKAFYDKFNVPCRFIGHTMADAIPLKPNRLEACRFLNIDPMQRYLAILVGSRGSEVEFLTEPFLKTARLLKAQFPELQFLVPLVNEKRRQQFEAIKARVAPDLDMHLIDGQARQVLIAADATLLASGTAALEAMLCKSPMVVGYKMKPLTYFLAKRLVKTPYISLPNLLANEMLVPEMIQEECGPEQLAEKLAVYFSTEESAVKNRHILIQRFTDLHRQIQCDADKQAAQAVIDLLEGVENV; encoded by the coding sequence ATGAACAAAGAAAATCCGACTATTGCCCTTGTTGCCGGTGAAGTATCGGGCGATATTCTTGGTGCAGGATTAATTCGTCAGCTAAAAGCATATTATCCCAACGGACGCTTTATCGGCATTGCCGGCCCCCGTATGCTCGCTGAAGGCTGTGAAACGTTAGTAGATATGGAAGAACTTTCGGTAATGGGCTTGGCTGAAATCCTGAAACATTTACCCCGTTTACTTAAAATTCGTAAAAAAGTGATTCAAACTATGTTGCAAGAAAAACCGGATGTTTATATCGGTATTGACGCACCGGATTTTAACTTGGATGTGGAATTAAAACTAAAAGCAAAGGGCATTAAAACGATTCATTACGTAAGTCCGTCCGTATGGGCATGGCGTCAAAAACGAATTCATAAAATTGCCAAAGCAACCGATCTGATCTTGGCTTTTCTACCTTTTGAAAAAGCCTTTTACGATAAATTTAACGTGCCTTGCCGTTTTATCGGACATACTATGGCGGATGCAATTCCGCTCAAACCTAATCGCTTAGAGGCTTGCCGATTCCTTAATATTGATCCGATGCAACGGTACTTGGCGATTCTTGTGGGAAGTCGTGGGTCAGAAGTGGAATTTTTAACAGAGCCTTTCCTAAAAACGGCACGATTGTTAAAAGCGCAATTTCCCGAACTGCAATTTCTTGTGCCCCTCGTGAATGAAAAACGTCGTCAGCAATTTGAGGCAATCAAAGCACGTGTCGCCCCTGATTTAGATATGCATCTGATTGATGGTCAAGCTCGTCAGGTCTTGATTGCAGCAGACGCTACTTTGTTGGCTTCCGGCACCGCCGCTTTGGAAGCAATGCTTTGCAAATCGCCAATGGTTGTAGGCTATAAAATGAAACCGCTCACGTATTTTTTAGCCAAACGTTTGGTGAAAACGCCGTATATTTCCCTGCCGAATTTATTGGCGAATGAAATGCTCGTGCCGGAAATGATTCAAGAAGAATGCGGGCCGGAACAGTTGGCGGAAAAACTCGCCGTGTATTTTTCAACTGAAGAAAGTGCGGTCAAAAATCGTCATATTTTAATTCAGCGTTTTACTGATTTACACCGACAAATTCAATGTGATGCCGACAAACAAGCAGCACAGGCCGTCATTGATTTATTGGAAGGAGTGGAAAATGTTTGA
- the rnhB gene encoding ribonuclease HII produces the protein MFEYPQGYALIAGVDEVGRGPLVGAVVTAAVILDPNKPIEGLADSKKLTEKKRIALAEEIKEKALAWALGRAEAEEIDEINILQASLLAMTRAVKSLKIQPHFVLIDGNKIPKDLDIPAQSVVKGDSLVAEISAASILAKVARDQEMAELDCQYPDYAFAQHKGYPTKLHLEKLAELGALPQHRRSFAPVKKVLENR, from the coding sequence ATGTTTGAATATCCGCAAGGTTATGCGTTGATAGCCGGTGTTGATGAAGTGGGGCGTGGCCCTTTAGTGGGGGCGGTGGTTACCGCAGCGGTAATTTTAGATCCGAATAAGCCGATTGAAGGTTTGGCGGATTCTAAAAAATTGACGGAAAAGAAACGCATTGCGTTAGCAGAAGAAATCAAAGAAAAAGCGCTCGCATGGGCGTTGGGCCGTGCCGAAGCAGAAGAAATCGATGAAATTAATATTTTACAGGCTTCTTTATTAGCAATGACACGCGCGGTAAAATCCTTGAAAATTCAACCGCACTTTGTCTTGATAGATGGGAATAAAATTCCTAAAGATCTTGATATTCCGGCACAATCTGTCGTGAAAGGCGATAGTTTGGTGGCTGAAATCAGTGCCGCTTCTATTTTGGCAAAAGTGGCGCGTGATCAAGAAATGGCAGAATTGGATTGCCAATATCCGGATTATGCTTTTGCGCAACATAAAGGCTATCCCACTAAATTGCATTTGGAAAAATTAGCGGAACTTGGGGCATTACCACAACATCGCCGTAGTTTTGCCCCGGTTAAAAAAGTATTGGAAAATCGTTAG